A stretch of Paenibacillus sp. URB8-2 DNA encodes these proteins:
- a CDS encoding NAD(P)/FAD-dependent oxidoreductase, protein MTYDTIIIGGGIAGLQAAIQLGRYSAHHVLVIDAARGRSSLCRSYHNILGWPDGISGEELRARGKLQAASVGVEFVSDKVLRASKRAGLFYLEGSGGTKYTAKTLLLATGIMDRFPELPGLRETLGRSIYVCPDCDGYEIQDRSTVLIGSGISGLNMAFILRQRTPHLIYINHEKKALSPKQRDHLEVQGIIYIEEAIARLESGEDGMIRGVTLEDGGTVPAERGFIAMGGNSVHSELAEQLGVELHKNRHIEANRRSLMTNVEGVWAAGDVAVHAEQAAVAMGDGAIAAIWIHKTLQKMKQTVPLHLS, encoded by the coding sequence ATGACGTACGATACGATTATTATTGGAGGTGGAATTGCCGGTCTTCAGGCCGCCATTCAGTTGGGCCGTTATTCTGCTCATCACGTGCTTGTCATTGACGCAGCGCGGGGCCGGTCTTCGCTGTGCCGCAGTTACCATAATATATTGGGATGGCCGGACGGGATTTCAGGAGAAGAGCTGCGAGCAAGGGGGAAGCTGCAGGCAGCTAGCGTGGGTGTTGAGTTCGTTTCCGATAAGGTGCTGAGGGCCTCAAAGAGGGCTGGACTTTTTTATCTGGAAGGAAGCGGGGGTACGAAATATACGGCCAAGACGCTGCTGCTGGCGACGGGGATTATGGATCGTTTTCCGGAGTTGCCGGGTCTTCGCGAGACGCTTGGCCGTTCGATATATGTATGCCCGGATTGCGACGGCTATGAAATACAGGATCGGTCAACGGTGCTTATAGGTTCGGGCATATCCGGGTTGAATATGGCGTTTATTTTACGGCAGCGCACTCCGCATCTCATCTACATCAATCATGAGAAAAAAGCGTTGTCCCCCAAGCAGCGGGACCATCTTGAGGTGCAAGGAATTATTTATATAGAAGAAGCGATTGCGCGGTTGGAGAGCGGTGAGGACGGGATGATTAGAGGTGTGACGCTGGAAGATGGAGGAACGGTGCCCGCAGAGCGTGGATTTATCGCAATGGGAGGCAATTCTGTGCATTCGGAGCTGGCGGAGCAGTTGGGCGTGGAATTGCACAAGAACCGTCATATCGAGGCTAACCGTCGATCATTGATGACGAACGTGGAGGGCGTATGGGCAGCGGGGGATGTGGCTGTTCATGCGGAACAGGCTGCGGTAGCTATGGGGGATGGAGCGATTGCGGCTATCTGGATTCATAAAACGCTTCAGAAAATGAAGCAAACTGTTCCGCTGCACTTAAGCTGA
- a CDS encoding PucR family transcriptional regulator produces the protein MDTETLRQKMEQLTGKKTGIKQFGRQKSASLFDMGPEAAERSVLFEGNVWIPLYESEGRITALWIETEGLSEMELQLAQFAAENYAAALRASGFKEEGEAEARQLGAWLNTQLEQDYDDGEISDEIALKSRLFIDMVPFLLVGENTHSSDIAYRSLLKLIRSYFDNTTLLIPLQAKEWLILARKDLLTGTEEKEEQEESDDEELLAQACMGLHELIASEWVGVFHVSVSSSMIPLKGLAGVITLLRETISLGRIFQVGEYIHLPWALRLERLVNSIPDGRRRQLLGQFGDYTSVLGDKEMLITLETFFQMDCNVSETAKKLYIHRNTLLYRLDKIKQETGADVRSFGDAAIVKLTMLLYKVTKRK, from the coding sequence ATGGACACTGAGACGTTGCGGCAAAAAATGGAGCAGCTCACCGGGAAAAAAACGGGGATCAAGCAATTCGGGAGGCAGAAATCAGCTTCCCTTTTTGACATGGGACCTGAGGCGGCAGAGCGGTCGGTATTATTTGAAGGAAACGTTTGGATACCCCTTTATGAGAGCGAAGGCCGGATTACCGCCCTGTGGATCGAGACGGAAGGCCTTTCCGAGATGGAGCTGCAGCTGGCGCAGTTTGCCGCCGAGAATTATGCCGCCGCGCTCAGGGCTTCGGGCTTTAAGGAAGAAGGAGAAGCGGAGGCACGGCAGCTTGGCGCATGGCTAAACACACAGCTCGAGCAGGATTATGACGACGGTGAAATTTCTGACGAAATTGCTTTAAAGAGCCGCCTGTTCATCGATATGGTTCCTTTCCTACTGGTCGGAGAAAATACGCATAGCTCTGATATTGCCTACCGTTCACTGTTAAAGTTAATCCGGAGTTATTTCGATAATACGACGCTGCTCATCCCCTTGCAGGCGAAAGAATGGCTGATATTGGCCCGTAAAGATCTGCTCACAGGCACGGAAGAGAAGGAAGAGCAAGAGGAGAGCGACGATGAGGAGCTTTTGGCACAGGCCTGTATGGGCCTTCACGAATTGATTGCCTCCGAGTGGGTCGGTGTATTTCATGTGAGCGTTTCCTCCTCGATGATTCCTCTCAAAGGCTTAGCGGGAGTGATCACGCTGCTGAGGGAGACGATCAGCCTTGGGCGTATTTTTCAGGTGGGAGAATATATTCATTTACCTTGGGCCCTTCGATTGGAAAGACTGGTCAACAGCATTCCCGACGGGCGGCGGCGGCAGCTGCTTGGACAGTTTGGCGATTATACATCCGTGCTGGGCGACAAGGAGATGCTGATAACGCTGGAAACTTTTTTTCAAATGGATTGCAATGTTAGCGAAACGGCGAAGAAATTATACATTCATCGCAATACCCTGCTCTATCGTCTGGATAAGATCAAACAGGAGACGGGCGCGGACGTACGGAGCTTCGGCGACGCGGCGATTGTAAAGCTTACCATGCTATTGTATAAAGTAACGAAAAGGAAATAG
- a CDS encoding ABC transporter ATP-binding protein, giving the protein MAGVRLEHVFKKYPGSDKATVIDVNLDIKDKEFLVLVGPSGCGKSTTLRMIAGLEEISEGKLFIGERVVNDVAPKDRDIAMVFQSYALYPHMSVYQNMAFGLKLRKVKKDEIDRKVREAAKILDIEHLLERKPKALSGGQRQRVALGRAIVRDPQVFLMDEPLSNLDAKLRGQMRAEITKLVKRLETTCIYVTHDQTEAMTMGDRIVVMQDGIIQQAASPEELYNHPQNLFVAGFIGSPTMNFISGSLSEVNGSVRFRADNLDVEVPGGKAQLLRSKGYIGKEVIMGVRPEDIHEEPVFLEASPNTVFTALVEVTENLGHEMLLYLSGIGKDSIIARVDGRSTTREGSKPKLAIDMNKVHLFDKQSELNIFLG; this is encoded by the coding sequence ATGGCAGGCGTACGTTTAGAGCATGTATTCAAAAAATATCCAGGTTCCGATAAAGCAACGGTAATTGACGTCAATCTTGACATTAAAGATAAGGAGTTCCTTGTACTGGTCGGACCTTCCGGCTGCGGTAAATCCACTACCTTGCGGATGATCGCAGGGCTGGAGGAAATCTCCGAAGGCAAGCTGTTTATCGGCGAGCGCGTTGTCAACGATGTAGCTCCTAAAGACCGCGACATCGCGATGGTGTTCCAATCCTATGCCTTGTATCCTCATATGAGCGTGTACCAAAACATGGCGTTCGGCTTGAAGCTCCGCAAGGTGAAAAAAGACGAGATCGACAGAAAAGTGCGCGAAGCCGCGAAAATTCTTGATATCGAGCACCTGCTGGAACGTAAACCGAAGGCGCTTTCCGGCGGCCAACGTCAACGTGTCGCTCTAGGCCGTGCGATCGTCCGCGATCCTCAAGTGTTCCTGATGGACGAACCGCTTTCTAACCTCGATGCTAAGCTGCGCGGACAAATGCGCGCCGAGATCACGAAGCTGGTTAAACGTCTTGAGACCACTTGCATTTACGTAACACATGACCAAACGGAAGCCATGACGATGGGAGACCGTATCGTCGTTATGCAGGATGGCATTATCCAACAGGCTGCTTCTCCTGAAGAACTGTACAACCATCCGCAGAATCTGTTCGTGGCCGGATTTATTGGTTCTCCGACGATGAACTTTATTTCGGGTTCCTTGTCCGAAGTAAATGGTTCCGTACGTTTCCGCGCAGACAACCTGGATGTTGAAGTTCCCGGCGGCAAAGCTCAGCTGCTCCGCAGCAAAGGCTACATCGGCAAGGAAGTCATCATGGGCGTTCGTCCGGAAGACATTCACGAAGAGCCGGTATTCCTGGAAGCTTCGCCGAATACCGTCTTTACCGCACTGGTAGAAGTAACCGAGAACCTGGGTCATGAAATGCTGTTGTACCTGAGCGGCATTGGCAAAGACTCCATCATCGCCCGCGTTGACGGACGTTCGACAACCCGTGAAGGCAGCAAGCCGAAACTCGCTATCGATATGAACAAAGTGCATTTGTTTGACAAACAATCAGAGCTGAACATTTTCCTGGGATAA
- the hprK gene encoding HPr(Ser) kinase/phosphatase, translating into MAKKVKVSELVEHFQLEVISGQEGLKRLITVDDLNRPGLEMAGYFEYYPEDRVQLMGKTELAFFSMLPAEERISRIRGICDDQTPCIVITRGLDVPQELLDVSNEKGLPVLRSSMATTIFSSRLTSFLEGRLAPTATIHGVLCDVYGVGMLITGSSGIGKSETALELVKRGHRLIADDAVEIRQTSDNQLHGTAPELIRHLLEIRGVGIINVMTLFGAGAIRNHKRITLVVKLEAWQQDKQYDRLGLDEETTRIIDTDVPLVTIPVRPGRNLAVIIEVAAMNYRLKQMGFNAALQFTHKLTATISEDMDDLD; encoded by the coding sequence ATGGCCAAGAAGGTAAAAGTATCGGAATTGGTAGAGCATTTTCAACTGGAAGTCATTTCCGGACAAGAAGGCCTGAAAAGGCTGATTACGGTCGACGACCTGAACCGCCCCGGCCTCGAAATGGCCGGATATTTCGAATATTATCCTGAAGACCGGGTTCAACTGATGGGCAAGACGGAGTTGGCCTTCTTCTCAATGCTTCCTGCCGAGGAACGGATCAGCCGGATTCGCGGCATTTGCGACGATCAGACCCCCTGTATCGTTATTACACGCGGTCTGGATGTGCCGCAGGAACTGCTTGATGTCAGCAATGAAAAAGGGCTGCCCGTATTGCGCAGCTCGATGGCGACAACGATTTTTTCCAGCCGCTTGACCAGCTTTCTGGAAGGAAGACTGGCTCCGACCGCGACCATTCATGGCGTGCTCTGCGACGTATATGGCGTCGGCATGCTGATTACCGGCAGCAGCGGCATCGGCAAGAGCGAGACGGCGCTTGAGCTGGTTAAGCGCGGCCACCGCCTTATTGCCGACGATGCCGTTGAAATCCGGCAGACTTCGGACAACCAGCTGCACGGGACCGCGCCGGAGCTGATTCGGCATCTACTGGAAATCCGCGGCGTCGGTATTATCAACGTTATGACGCTGTTCGGGGCCGGAGCAATACGCAACCATAAGCGGATTACTCTGGTCGTTAAGCTGGAGGCCTGGCAGCAGGACAAGCAATATGACAGGCTCGGACTGGATGAGGAGACGACGCGCATAATCGACACCGATGTGCCGCTGGTGACCATTCCGGTGCGTCCGGGACGGAACCTTGCCGTTATTATCGAAGTGGCGGCGATGAATTACCGGTTGAAGCAAATGGGCTTCAATGCCGCGCTGCAATTCACCCACAAGCTTACTGCAACCATATCGGAAGATATGGACGACCTGGACTAG
- the lgt gene encoding prolipoprotein diacylglyceryl transferase: protein MFPLALDPIAFSIGALKVHWYGLILGLGALTGLFLVIREGRRFGIPQEFFMDLLLLGVPSAIIGARIYYVAFTWDEYKNNFVDVFKIWNGGIAIYGALIGAIICAIIYFRYKGYPFWRIADICAPGLLAGQMIGRWGNFVNQEAYGGPVHETFLRNSLHLPDFIVNQMYIEKDLAYHHPTFLYESLWSLVGIVLLVVLRRQRFIRAGELFLSYFIWYSIGRFFIEALRTDSLAFKGSDALASFINGLWSPMKGLGFEQGYLNPDYGNIRTSQLLALLIVIAAILLIVIRRTTGAAKAHYSDPIVSTKPQTTDPVLTEPEGNREQKASTGPSPHNHPPLEEEKKEQ from the coding sequence ATGTTTCCACTGGCGCTAGATCCGATTGCCTTTTCAATCGGCGCTTTAAAGGTGCACTGGTATGGCCTGATTCTGGGACTTGGCGCCTTGACCGGCCTGTTCCTTGTGATTCGGGAGGGGAGAAGATTTGGCATCCCCCAGGAGTTTTTTATGGACTTGCTGCTTCTCGGCGTTCCTTCGGCCATTATCGGCGCGCGTATTTATTACGTAGCTTTCACTTGGGACGAATATAAGAACAACTTTGTGGATGTATTTAAAATATGGAACGGCGGAATCGCCATCTACGGGGCGCTCATCGGGGCTATTATTTGCGCTATTATTTACTTCCGTTATAAAGGCTATCCTTTCTGGCGGATCGCTGATATTTGCGCCCCCGGGCTGCTGGCTGGACAAATGATTGGCCGATGGGGCAACTTTGTGAACCAGGAAGCCTATGGTGGTCCGGTTCATGAGACTTTTTTGCGGAACAGTCTGCATTTGCCAGACTTTATTGTGAACCAAATGTACATAGAAAAGGATCTGGCGTACCATCACCCGACCTTTTTGTATGAATCGCTGTGGAGCCTGGTCGGCATTGTGCTGCTCGTGGTGCTGCGCAGACAGCGGTTTATACGCGCGGGAGAATTGTTCCTGTCGTATTTCATCTGGTATTCGATCGGACGGTTCTTTATAGAAGCGCTGCGGACCGACAGCCTTGCTTTTAAAGGCAGCGATGCTCTAGCCTCGTTTATTAATGGCCTGTGGAGCCCGATGAAGGGCCTGGGCTTCGAACAGGGATATCTCAATCCGGACTACGGAAATATCCGGACCTCTCAACTGCTGGCCCTGCTTATTGTTATCGCGGCGATCTTGCTTATCGTTATCCGCCGGACGACGGGAGCGGCCAAGGCCCATTATTCGGACCCGATTGTGTCCACCAAGCCGCAAACCACCGATCCTGTACTGACGGAACCGGAAGGGAATCGGGAGCAAAAGGCTTCCACCGGTCCGTCCCCCCATAACCATCCGCCCTTGGAAGAGGAGAAAAAGGAGCAGTAA
- the ppaX gene encoding pyrophosphatase PpaX — protein MIEGILFDLDGTIVNTNELIISSFMYALEHHAQPAITREQMIPHMGTSLTDQLRAFTNLQDVAALEASYRLYQTEHHDNLIQSFPKVNETLEGLRSRGIKLGVVTTKIRPTTIRALEMFDLLQYMDTVVTLDDVTKLKPHPEPVLTAVNNLGLSPEKALMVGDSGVDIQSAKAAGVLAAGVAWSLKGEDTLRKYEPDYILRDMTDLYEIVGEGTAGL, from the coding sequence ATGATTGAAGGTATTTTATTTGATTTGGACGGCACGATCGTCAATACAAATGAGCTGATTATCAGCTCGTTTATGTACGCGCTGGAGCATCATGCGCAGCCTGCGATTACCCGGGAGCAGATGATTCCCCATATGGGAACCAGTCTTACGGACCAATTAAGAGCATTCACCAATCTTCAGGATGTCGCCGCTCTGGAGGCTTCCTACCGCCTGTATCAAACCGAGCATCACGACAATTTGATCCAGTCTTTTCCAAAAGTGAACGAAACGCTGGAAGGGCTGCGCAGCCGGGGAATCAAGCTCGGGGTCGTAACGACCAAAATCCGCCCCACGACGATCCGGGCGCTGGAGATGTTCGATTTGCTGCAGTACATGGATACGGTTGTGACGCTCGATGACGTTACGAAGCTGAAGCCTCATCCGGAACCGGTGCTGACAGCGGTGAACAATCTGGGCTTAAGTCCGGAGAAAGCGCTGATGGTTGGCGATAGCGGAGTCGATATCCAGTCGGCTAAAGCTGCAGGCGTACTGGCTGCCGGGGTGGCATGGTCGCTGAAGGGTGAGGATACGCTCCGCAAGTATGAACCCGATTATATTCTTCGAGATATGACCGACCTGTATGAAATTGTAGGTGAGGGAACGGCTGGATTGTGA
- a CDS encoding acyltransferase produces MSRKVTRYPVEGDNSLWHIYRTVSPWKGVKNFIFIQIARYCPILPLKNWIYRRVLGMKVGKHTAFGLMAMVDVFFPELITVGENSIIGYNTTILAHEYLIREYRLGAVVIGENVLIGANTTILPGVTIGDGAIVAAGSVVHRDVPAGAFVGGNPLQDLKGNR; encoded by the coding sequence GTGAGCAGGAAGGTCACCCGCTATCCGGTCGAAGGAGATAATTCGCTTTGGCACATTTACCGGACGGTTAGTCCGTGGAAGGGCGTAAAAAATTTTATTTTTATCCAGATTGCGCGCTATTGTCCAATTCTTCCGCTCAAGAACTGGATTTATCGCCGAGTGCTCGGCATGAAAGTGGGGAAACATACAGCTTTCGGGCTGATGGCGATGGTGGATGTGTTCTTTCCGGAGCTAATCACGGTTGGTGAAAATTCGATCATCGGGTATAATACGACCATCTTGGCGCATGAGTATCTGATTCGAGAGTACCGACTGGGCGCGGTTGTGATCGGGGAGAACGTGCTGATCGGCGCCAATACGACAATTCTTCCCGGTGTAACGATCGGTGACGGGGCCATTGTGGCTGCAGGCTCGGTTGTGCATAGGGATGTACCGGCGGGAGCTTTTGTCGGCGGAAATCCGCTGCAGGACTTGAAGGGAAACCGATAA
- a CDS encoding acyltransferase, translated as MGQKERIPQLDIFRAISIFAVMAIHATSRTLAETLNTPLFHLFLFINKFSQFAVPSFVFLSGFVLFYNYIDRPLTGKTLGKFYSRRLIYILVPYIVFSLLYFVLKLYAGNQWSMPPQEMAAKMAKYVLTGTAYTHLYYVIIIIQFYVLFPLLLWCLQKSRRLAAWAPLIGLALQWGFVVLNKYMVNHGYWQVPKGSLAITYFSYFLLGAAIAVFYSSLKPWLIPGDDKRPTGRWLLWAVLWVVWIAVGTAHVELWNRNYTQKTVINSFWFEGAANAHALLSCLVLLQLSFLLYGAGQRLWSRLLISAGACSFGIYLVHPAVLFFYRKIDFHGGYLAYALAIAGGWLAALLLSWIIVALAFRYIKPAWILFGSVPRRSVRQPQELRQEYSRSISK; from the coding sequence ATGGGACAAAAAGAACGTATCCCTCAGTTGGATATTTTTCGGGCAATCTCTATCTTTGCCGTGATGGCGATCCACGCGACTTCGCGGACGCTCGCGGAAACGCTGAATACGCCGCTGTTTCACCTGTTTTTGTTCATCAATAAATTCAGCCAGTTTGCGGTGCCTTCATTTGTATTTTTAAGCGGTTTTGTACTGTTCTACAACTATATCGACCGGCCGCTGACCGGCAAGACGCTGGGCAAATTCTACAGCCGAAGGCTGATCTATATTCTCGTGCCTTATATCGTATTCTCACTGCTTTATTTTGTGCTCAAGCTCTATGCAGGCAATCAGTGGAGCATGCCTCCACAGGAGATGGCAGCCAAGATGGCCAAATATGTGCTGACCGGAACGGCTTATACGCACTTGTACTACGTTATTATCATTATCCAGTTCTATGTGCTGTTTCCGCTGCTGCTGTGGTGTCTGCAAAAAAGCCGCCGTTTGGCCGCCTGGGCGCCGCTCATTGGTCTTGCGCTTCAGTGGGGGTTCGTGGTGCTCAATAAGTATATGGTCAACCACGGCTATTGGCAGGTGCCGAAGGGCAGTCTTGCGATTACGTACTTCTCCTATTTTTTGCTGGGCGCGGCCATAGCGGTGTTTTATTCGTCCCTTAAGCCTTGGCTGATTCCTGGGGATGATAAGAGACCGACGGGGCGCTGGTTGCTGTGGGCGGTCCTGTGGGTGGTCTGGATTGCTGTAGGAACCGCTCATGTAGAGCTGTGGAACCGCAATTATACGCAAAAAACGGTCATCAACAGCTTTTGGTTCGAAGGGGCTGCGAATGCTCATGCGCTGCTGTCCTGTCTGGTGCTGCTTCAGCTTTCCTTCTTGTTGTACGGCGCGGGCCAGCGGCTGTGGTCCAGACTGTTAATTTCGGCCGGGGCCTGTTCGTTCGGCATTTATCTTGTTCATCCGGCTGTGCTCTTTTTCTACCGGAAGATTGATTTTCACGGCGGCTATCTTGCCTATGCGTTGGCTATTGCCGGCGGCTGGCTTGCCGCGCTCCTTCTTTCCTGGATCATTGTGGCGCTTGCTTTCCGGTACATCAAGCCTGCTTGGATTCTGTTCGGCTCGGTGCCGCGGCGTTCGGTGAGGCAGCCGCAAGAGCTGCGGCAGGAGTATAGCAGGAGTATATCCAAATAA
- the gntK gene encoding gluconokinase: MNTQYMIGVDIGTTSTKSVLFAENGTILTKADQGYPLLTPSPSIAEQDPEKIYRAVVYTISAVMQKSGIEAKDVLFVSFSSAMHSVIAVDKDGHPLTKCITWADNRSASQTLRLKHELGGHELYLRTGTPIHPMSPITKLMWLREEQPALFEETSKFISIKEYIFAKLFGEYIVDHSIASATGMLNLERLEWDKEALNIAGIDESRLSRLVPTTYAARGLLPEAAKEIGLLPDTPFVVGASDGVLSNLGVGAIEPGVVAATIGTSGAIRTVADRPVVDPKGRIFCYALTEKHWVIGGPVNNGGMLFRWVRDEFAASEVETAKRLGIDPYDVLTRIAEHVPAGSEGLLFHPYLTGERAPLWNSDARGSFFGLSMNHRKEHMIRSVLEGVIFNLYTVMLAVEEQMGRPQRIMATGGFARSALWRQMMADIFDQEVVVPESFESSCLGAVVLGLYATGRIDSLNAVFGMIGTTHRHMPIKANANVYKQLLPIFISLFRSLDSQYEAIAKFQREHAGE; this comes from the coding sequence ATGAATACCCAGTATATGATTGGTGTCGATATCGGGACTACGAGCACCAAATCCGTGCTGTTTGCGGAGAATGGAACGATCTTAACCAAGGCGGATCAAGGCTATCCGCTCCTTACCCCCTCGCCGTCCATCGCCGAGCAGGACCCCGAGAAAATCTACCGGGCCGTCGTCTATACGATTTCGGCAGTGATGCAAAAAAGCGGGATCGAGGCAAAGGATGTCCTGTTCGTCTCGTTCAGCTCCGCCATGCACAGCGTCATTGCCGTTGACAAGGATGGCCATCCTTTAACGAAGTGCATTACGTGGGCCGACAATCGCAGCGCCAGCCAGACTCTGCGCCTGAAGCATGAGCTCGGCGGGCATGAACTCTACCTGCGCACAGGCACGCCGATCCACCCCATGTCGCCGATTACGAAGCTGATGTGGCTGCGCGAGGAGCAGCCCGCGCTGTTCGAAGAAACTTCTAAATTCATTTCGATCAAGGAATATATCTTCGCGAAGCTGTTCGGAGAATACATTGTCGACCATTCCATCGCCTCCGCCACCGGCATGCTGAATCTGGAGCGGCTGGAATGGGATAAGGAAGCCCTGAATATTGCAGGCATTGACGAAAGCCGGCTGTCCCGCCTTGTACCGACAACTTATGCCGCCCGCGGACTGCTGCCGGAAGCGGCCAAGGAAATCGGACTGCTGCCGGACACTCCCTTTGTCGTCGGCGCAAGCGACGGGGTTCTCTCCAATCTCGGCGTAGGCGCCATCGAGCCCGGCGTCGTCGCCGCCACCATCGGAACGAGCGGAGCGATCCGCACCGTGGCCGACCGGCCTGTGGTCGATCCCAAGGGACGGATCTTCTGTTATGCCTTGACCGAGAAGCACTGGGTCATCGGCGGTCCCGTCAATAACGGCGGAATGCTCTTCCGCTGGGTCAGGGACGAATTTGCCGCATCCGAGGTGGAGACGGCCAAGCGGCTTGGCATTGATCCTTACGATGTGCTCACCCGGATTGCCGAACATGTGCCTGCGGGGAGCGAGGGCCTGCTGTTTCATCCTTATCTGACCGGGGAGCGCGCTCCGCTATGGAACTCCGACGCCAGAGGCTCCTTTTTCGGACTCTCCATGAACCACCGCAAAGAGCATATGATCCGCTCCGTGCTGGAAGGTGTCATCTTCAATCTGTACACCGTCATGCTGGCGGTGGAGGAGCAGATGGGACGCCCGCAGCGGATTATGGCGACCGGCGGTTTTGCCCGCTCCGCCCTGTGGCGGCAGATGATGGCGGATATTTTCGACCAGGAGGTGGTTGTGCCGGAGAGCTTCGAGAGTTCCTGCCTGGGAGCAGTCGTACTCGGTCTATACGCGACCGGGCGAATCGACTCTCTGAATGCTGTATTCGGCATGATCGGTACTACGCATCGCCATATGCCTATCAAGGCCAACGCAAACGTGTATAAGCAGCTGCTGCCTATCTTTATCTCGCTGTTCCGCAGCTTGGACAGCCAATATGAGGCAATTGCCAAATTCCAGCGCGAACACGCCGGGGAATAG
- a CDS encoding GntR family transcriptional regulator, whose protein sequence is MQYPTAWLQGVSLGESIACKLRLQIINEELRSGEVLSENRIAEEFGTSRSPVREALKELAAEGLIRLERMGAVVVGLNLENVKELYDVRYLIESFAQTRLSGAPQDALILQLEQTIDRMKLAVKYNDYVEFAYQDFSFHEAIVVKANHTRILHLWNSIRQIVMTVILVTTEKSFAEGEERMNWIADKHRSIVEGLRSHDAENIRKVVQTYFADSMLTLGHTLP, encoded by the coding sequence ATGCAGTATCCTACCGCTTGGTTGCAGGGAGTCTCGCTTGGAGAGTCCATTGCCTGCAAACTCAGGCTGCAAATTATAAATGAAGAGCTGAGGTCCGGTGAGGTACTCTCTGAGAACCGGATTGCCGAGGAATTCGGAACAAGCCGGTCTCCGGTGCGGGAAGCCTTAAAGGAACTGGCCGCGGAGGGCTTGATCCGTCTGGAACGGATGGGAGCGGTTGTTGTCGGCCTAAACCTGGAGAACGTCAAGGAATTATACGATGTACGTTATTTGATCGAAAGCTTTGCCCAGACGAGACTTTCGGGAGCCCCGCAGGATGCGCTGATCCTTCAGCTTGAGCAGACGATCGACCGCATGAAGCTGGCCGTCAAATATAACGATTATGTGGAATTCGCCTATCAGGATTTTTCCTTTCACGAGGCGATTGTCGTCAAGGCCAACCACACCCGGATTCTTCACCTGTGGAACAGCATCCGCCAGATTGTCATGACCGTCATTCTGGTAACAACCGAAAAGAGCTTTGCCGAGGGCGAAGAGCGCATGAACTGGATTGCCGACAAGCACCGGAGCATTGTGGAAGGACTGAGGTCGCATGATGCGGAGAACATCCGCAAGGTCGTTCAGACGTATTTTGCCGATTCGATGCTGACACTGGGACATACGCTCCCATAA
- the gnd gene encoding phosphogluconate dehydrogenase (NAD(+)-dependent, decarboxylating) → MKLGLIGLGKMGYNLSLNLLNHGHEVIVSDLNPEPGRQLEKLGAVAASGIAELTAQLARPRIVWVMVPAGAPVDSVVDTLSGLLDEGDIVIEGGNSHYKDSIARAEKLSAYGIHFFDAGTSGGTEGAAHGACFMIGGNPEIFGTVEPLFRDLAVDKGYLYAGPSGSGHFLKMIHNGIEYGMMQAIAEGFELLEKSPFNFNYEDVARVWSNGSVIRGWLMELTESAFSKDSKLSGIRGVMQSSGEGKWTVQTALDLEASTPVIALSLLMRYRSLEENTFHGKVVAALRNEFGGHAVVREE, encoded by the coding sequence ATGAAGTTGGGTCTGATCGGACTTGGCAAGATGGGCTACAACCTTTCGCTGAATTTATTGAATCACGGACATGAAGTTATTGTAAGCGATCTCAATCCGGAACCCGGACGCCAGCTTGAGAAGCTTGGAGCCGTAGCGGCTTCCGGCATAGCGGAGCTTACGGCGCAGCTTGCCCGCCCAAGAATCGTTTGGGTCATGGTGCCGGCCGGAGCGCCGGTGGACAGCGTTGTGGATACTCTTTCCGGGCTGCTGGATGAAGGAGACATTGTGATTGAAGGAGGCAACTCCCATTACAAAGATTCCATTGCCAGAGCGGAAAAGCTTAGTGCATACGGGATTCATTTTTTCGATGCCGGCACTTCAGGCGGAACCGAAGGAGCAGCGCATGGAGCCTGCTTTATGATTGGAGGCAACCCCGAGATATTCGGCACTGTCGAGCCGCTCTTCCGCGATCTTGCCGTTGATAAAGGGTATTTGTATGCGGGACCCAGCGGCAGCGGTCATTTTTTGAAAATGATTCATAACGGTATTGAATATGGGATGATGCAGGCCATTGCCGAAGGCTTTGAGCTGCTGGAGAAAAGCCCCTTCAATTTCAACTATGAGGATGTTGCCCGCGTATGGTCGAACGGTTCCGTCATTCGGGGATGGCTAATGGAGCTTACCGAAAGCGCTTTTTCCAAGGACTCGAAGCTTTCCGGCATTCGCGGAGTCATGCAGAGTTCCGGAGAGGGCAAATGGACCGTGCAGACGGCGCTTGACCTTGAAGCCAGCACGCCGGTAATCGCGCTCTCTCTGCTGATGCGCTACCGTTCGCTGGAAGAGAATACGTTCCACGGCAAGGTAGTAGCCGCCCTGCGCAATGAATTTGGCGGCCATGCCGTCGTAAGAGAAGAGTAA